A region from the Salidesulfovibrio onnuriiensis genome encodes:
- a CDS encoding TIGR00730 family Rossman fold protein, which produces MHNSKQYLIDDLSMQESWRLFKIMSEIVDGFETLSDIGPAVSVFGSARVKPDEPLYKQTEELSAELANAGFTVITGGGPGLMEAGNKGAKEAGGQSVGLHIHLPLEQHNNDYMDVRCDFRYFFIRKLMFIKYAMAYVALPGGYGTLDELSEALVLIQTKRIRPFPIVLLGTEYWSGLIDWFKNSMVTSKFCNVEDLDLFLVTDDIKEAVNHIKRHVVL; this is translated from the coding sequence ATGCACAATTCCAAGCAGTACCTCATCGATGACCTCTCCATGCAGGAGTCCTGGCGGCTGTTCAAGATCATGTCCGAAATCGTGGACGGCTTCGAAACCCTGAGCGACATCGGCCCGGCCGTGTCGGTCTTCGGGTCGGCCAGGGTCAAGCCCGACGAGCCGCTCTACAAGCAGACCGAGGAACTTTCCGCGGAACTGGCGAACGCCGGATTCACGGTCATCACCGGCGGCGGCCCCGGCCTCATGGAGGCGGGCAACAAGGGCGCCAAGGAGGCTGGCGGCCAATCCGTGGGCCTGCACATCCACCTGCCCCTGGAACAGCACAACAACGACTACATGGATGTGCGCTGCGACTTCCGCTACTTCTTCATCCGCAAGCTCATGTTCATCAAGTATGCCATGGCCTACGTGGCCCTGCCCGGCGGCTACGGCACCCTGGACGAACTCTCCGAGGCGCTGGTGCTCATCCAGACCAAGCGCATCCGCCCGTTCCCCATCGTACTGTTGGGCACCGAGTACTGGAGCGGACTCATCGACTGGTTCAAGAACAGCATGGTGACCAGCAAGTTCTGCAACGTGGAAGACCTGGACCTGTTCCTTGTCACCGACGACATCAAGGAAGCCGTGAACCACATCAAGCGTCACGTGGTCCTCTAA
- a CDS encoding DMT family transporter, with amino-acid sequence MTNRSKALTYGLCTVLIWSTVATAFKIALKHLDPLQLLLCANVVSIGALFAILAAQGKLRTLRMPNREILRAAILGVLNPFLYYAVLFKAYALLPAQEAQPINFTWAITLSLLSVPLLGQRLSLREFIAILVSYLGVLTISTHGELTGLHFSSMSGVALALASTIIWALYWIYNTRSKGDPVAGLLLNFLFGLPCVLAATLIFSELPSLTWRAALGASYVGIFEMGVSFALWLTALKYAAGPDGGGTARVANLIFLAPFLSLVFIHFIVGEEIRLSTIAGLAFIIAGNALMQTASRKR; translated from the coding sequence TTGACCAACCGCAGCAAAGCCCTGACCTACGGCCTGTGCACGGTCCTGATCTGGTCCACCGTGGCCACGGCCTTCAAAATCGCCCTCAAGCATCTCGACCCGCTGCAACTGCTGCTCTGCGCCAACGTCGTTTCCATCGGCGCGCTCTTCGCCATTCTCGCGGCACAGGGAAAACTCCGGACCCTGCGCATGCCCAACAGGGAAATCCTGCGGGCCGCGATCCTGGGCGTGCTCAACCCGTTCCTGTATTACGCGGTACTGTTCAAGGCCTATGCCCTGCTCCCGGCCCAGGAAGCGCAGCCCATCAACTTCACCTGGGCCATCACCCTGAGCCTGCTCTCGGTGCCCCTGCTGGGGCAAAGACTTTCCCTGCGCGAATTCATCGCCATTCTCGTCAGCTACCTCGGCGTACTGACCATCTCCACCCACGGAGAACTCACGGGCCTGCATTTCAGCAGCATGAGCGGCGTGGCCCTGGCGCTGGCCAGCACGATCATCTGGGCGCTGTACTGGATATACAACACCCGGAGCAAGGGCGACCCCGTGGCGGGCCTGCTGCTCAACTTCCTGTTCGGCCTGCCCTGCGTCCTGGCGGCCACGCTGATCTTTTCCGAACTGCCCTCCCTGACCTGGCGGGCCGCCCTGGGAGCGTCCTATGTGGGCATCTTCGAAATGGGCGTCTCCTTTGCCCTCTGGCTCACGGCGCTCAAGTACGCCGCAGGCCCGGACGGCGGCGGCACCGCGCGAGTGGCCAACCTGATCTTCCTTGCGCCGTTCCTCTCCCTGGTCTTCATCCACTTCATAGTGGGCGAGGAAATCCGCCTCTCCACCATTGCAGGGCTTGCATTCATCATAGCGGGCAATGCGCTCATGCAGACCGCTTCCCGAAAACGCTAG